A part of Aspergillus flavus chromosome 1, complete sequence genomic DNA contains:
- a CDS encoding putative ribonuclease p/mrp subunit, producing MARLPRLTPTATLKTDENDIPTGDTSTLHLQRSRSSGCSQESIPPPLSSGPKEAVFREMTSTSQKLSYGIITISDPPNATADIVFVHGLMGSSQRTWYHEKGNIYWPKDLLSVDLPHARILAFGYEVKVWHPWNQVSQEWITGYATDLLGSLSDYRTLGSRTRPLVFIAHSLGGLVLQKALAMARESRNSDWHLRCLETYTTGLCFLGTPHRGATLATWGERLARVLNMVKPVNSQILGLLEPRSRELLEMRRSFHNLLERRKDEGARIRIVCFYETIPMFKSCIVSEESATIDGEANFPIFANHMDMAKFSGFDDSGYRSIIREVRQLVREKDLGYLCPSCERRWRADLTPGAQYFCPFCGQHRSDWNL from the exons ATGGCCAGGCTACCACGCTTGACCCCCACTGCTACATTGAAAACAGATGAGAATGACATTCCCACTGGGGATACATCTACTCTCCATTTGCAACGATCGCGGTCGTCAGGCTGCTCTCAAGAATCAATACCACCACCGCTCTCCTCAGGACCCAAGGAAGCCGTATTTAGAGAAATGACCTCGACCTCACAGAAATTATCCTATGGTATCATCACCATCAGCGACCCCCCAAATGCAACAGCGGATATTGTCTTCGTCCACGGACTGATGGGCTCCTCTCAGCGAACCTGGTACCATGAAAAAGGTAACATCTACTGGCCTAAGGACCTATTGAGCGTCGACCTTCCCCATGCCCGCATCCTGGCTTTCGGATACGAGGTCAAAGTGTGGCATCCCTGGAACCAGGTCTCACAGGAATGGATAACTGGGTATGCGACTGACCTACTGGGCAGTCTGTCCGATTACAGAACGCTTGGCTCG CGGACTCGACCTTTGGTCTTCATCGCCCACAGTCTGGGAGGATTGGTCTTGCAAAAGGCTTTGGCAATGGCGCGCGAGAGCAGAAATTCCGACTGGCACCTCCGCTGTTTGGAGACATATACAACTGGACTGTGTTTCCTAGGGACGCCCCATCGAGGAGCTACGTTAGCGACGTGGGGCGAGCGTCTGGCTAGAGTGCTGAATATGGTCAAGCCGGTTAACAGTCAAATTCTTGGTCTCTTGGAGCCACGATCGAGGGAGCTACTGGAGATGCGACGGTCCTTTCACAATCTTCTAGAAAGACGCAAGGACGAAGGCGCCCGGATCCGGATTGTGTGTTTCTATGAGACTATCCCGATGTTCAAGTCGTGCATTGTCTCAGAGGAGTCAGCCACCATCGATGGTGAGGCTAACTTTCCTATCTTCGCGAATCACATG GATATGGCTAAGTTCTCTGGCTTCGACGACAGCGGGTATAGGAGTATCATTCGCGAGGTGCGACAGCTTGTTCGCGAGAAAGATTTGGGGTATCTTTGCCCCAGCTGTGAGAGGCGCTGGCGAGCCGATCTTACTCCTGGGGCCCAGTACTTTTGTCCTTTCTGTGGTCAGCATCGCTCTGATTGGAACCTGTAA
- a CDS encoding uncharacterized protein (of unknown function-domain containing protein), with protein sequence MTATSSSPAGASSKDMRKNFLIGLGISFTLLQLLFLGNMCYLYGTQYRDGTRFHKLKMLYVDYDGDVVGQSVVDAYGMLSSDEFPSLIQSPASEYPTPKDVKTAVCKGDYWGAVYAHPGASSNLSAALATGNGNRTSLTYIWNGARYPAFSQSAIYSSIMSLVQVTKSAYYARNASNVLATAPLSKNPASLQAFLDPIQANEINIKVTEQGSRVLYNTVSMVMPIIQQFFFMMALNGISAQFHLYTKLGPTRNGLLRLCVSLAYTFIGSLCMAGYIWAYRESWDVNSNQFVLSWMSVWLYMHINFLIVDILTAFIPMQFLPFCILTWAIINVASSISPFELSPGFYRWGYALPAHELYQVLVQIWSDGCEDQLYRALPIMFSWWIACLAIVPFAMSHRCKAAVAAEHAASNSSFDKKMTVSLPESTDRDATLHSRQSSTREIVPQSRRETAESIHLERVAYGPSYPTPGVRGDEP encoded by the coding sequence ATGACAGCGACTTCATCCTCCCCGGCGGGGGCGTCTTCCAAAGATATGCGAAAGAACTTCTTGATCGGCTTGGGTATCAGCTTTACCCTCTTACAACTTCTGTTCCTGGGTAATATGTGCTATCTTTATGGGACGCAATATCGTGATGGCACCCGTTTTCATAAGTTGAAGATGCTCTACGTCGATTATGATGGAGACGTGGTCGGTCAGTCGGTGGTCGATGCATACGGAATGCTGAGCAGTGACGAGTTCCCGTCACTTATCCAATCACCTGCCAGTGAATATCCAACACCAAAAGACGTCAAGACGGCGGTCTGCAAAGGCGACTACTGGGGCGCAGTGTATGCCCATCCAGGGGCATCATCGAACCTATCCGCTGCCCTGGCCACGGGCAACGGTAATCGAACCTCCCTCACGTACATCTGGAACGGAGCACGGTACCCAGCCTTTTCACAGAGTGCAATCTACTCCAGTATCATGAGTCTGGTCCAGGTGACAAAGTCGGCATACTACGCCCGCAATGCATCGAACGTCCTCGCCACTGCACCCCTATCGAAGAACCCGGCAAGCTTGCAAGCCTTCCTCGACCCCATCCAAGCAAACgaaatcaacatcaaagTAACCGAGCAAGGCAGCCGGGTATTATACAACACCGTCTCAATGGTAATGCCCATCATCCAACAATTCTTCTTCATGATGGCCCTGAACGGCATCTCGGCGCAATTCCACCTCTACACCAAACTAGGGCCGACGCGCAACGGCCTCCTCCGTCTGTGTGTCTCGCTCGCATACACCTTCATCGGATCACTATGCATGGCCGGATATATCTGGGCATATAGAGAGTCATGGGACGTCAACAGCAACCAATTCGTACTCTCCTGGATGAGTGTCTGGTTGTACATGCACATCAACTTCCTTATCGTCGATATCTTGACCGCGTTCATCCCCATGCAATTCCTCCCCTTTTGCATCCTAACCTGGGCTATCATCAACGTCGCAAGCTCCATTAGTCCGTTCGAACTTAGTCCCGGGTTCTATCGCTGGGGTTATGCCCTCCCAGCTCACGAGCTATACCAAGTCCTCGTCCAGATCTGGAGCGACGGTTGCGAGGACCAGCTGTATCGCGCTCTCCCGATCATGTTCTCGTGGTGGATAGCCTGTCTGGCTATCGTTCCCTTCGCGATGAGCCATCGGTGCAAGGCTGCCGTAGCAGCGGAGCACGCGGCTAGCAATTCATCGTTCGATAAGAAGATGACCGTTTCACTGCCGGAAAGCACCGATCGGGATGCGACGCTGCACTCGAGACAATCGAGTACGCGGGAGATTGTGCCCCAGAGTCGGAGGGAGACAGCTGAGTCGATTCATCTGGAGCGTGTTGCGTATGGACCGAGTTATCCCACTCCGGGGGTGAGGGGGGATGAGCCGTGA
- a CDS encoding S-adenosyl-L-methionine-dependent methyltransferase, whose product MTIQQYDTIGAAYDDVPNLPTGKLQAAALKTCLGDIEGLTILELACGLGYYCRKAVEWGASRAVGVDISEAMVDAARVNAKGDKRLEFHVADCGQPFEFGQFDIVLAPWLLNYSSNQNQLVDMWSNIYKSLKPGGRIIGISPNVHILEDLAAFPQGPQYGQELKVVREIDEGGLEVQVTLFASTPFSFNNIYLPRALYEKTSKLAGLSGFQWQNFPKPLSHDVDWDDFLRCPPFRIFTATRPRE is encoded by the coding sequence ATGACAATCCAGCAATACGACACAATCGGGGCAGCATACGATGATGTCCCCAATCTCCCAACCGGGAAGCTACAGGCGGCAGCCCTGAAAACCTGTCTCGGAGATATCGAAGGCCTAACAATCCTTGAACTCGCCTGTGGCCTGGGTTATTACTGCAGAAAAGCTGTGGAATGGGGCGCCAGCAGGGCCGTCGGTGTGGATATTTCCGAAGCAATGGTCGACGCAGCACGGGTGAATGCCAAAGGTGACAAACGACTTGAATTTCACGTTGCGGATTGTGGCCAGCCGTTTGAATTTGGACAGTTTGACATTGTCCTAGCTCCTTGGTTGCTGAATTACAGCAGCAACCAGAACCAGCTTGTGGATATGTGGAGTAACATCTACAAAAGCCTGAAACCAGGTGGCAGAATCATCGGGATTAGCCCGAATGTCCATATTCTGGAAGATCTCGCCGCCTTTCCTCAGGGGCCGCAATATGGGCAAGAGTTGAAGGTGGTTCGTGAGATTGATGAGGGCGGTTTGGAGGTTCAAGTGACGTTGTTTGCATCGACGCCATTCTCATTCAATAACATTTATCTTCCTCGTGCGTTGTATGAGAAAACCAGCAAGTTGGCTGGTCTGTCTGGGTTCCAGTGGCAAAACTTCCCAAAGCCTCTTTCGCATGATGTCGACTGGGATGACTTTTTGCGTTGCCCTCCCTTCAGGATTTTCACGGCCACTCGTCCTCGGGAATGA
- a CDS encoding MFS drug efflux transporter: MPNMTPSECLERLGHGERDVERDSSPSQDEKRPITGIKWFLLVASTLTGSFLYALDNTIVANIAPVIVNHFDSVDDLPWMSVGFMIGAVAVVLIVGKLYTLYNAKWLYIIFTVIFMAASALCGAAPTINAEIVGRVFAGVGGNGMYIGVLTLLSLNTTSRERPQYLSLTGLVWGLGTVLGPVVGGGFELYTWRWAFYINLLFGIILLPLYLFVIPSMSVTPDLSLRHKLATFDWVGSILSVAAFTTLVMGINFGGTLYAWNAAQIIALFVLSGVLWITFALQQGFAIATSFDDRIFPIHLLKRKESALLFIVCASAGIVTYPSVYYIPIYFQYTKGDNAILSAVRLLPFICLLVVAIQGSGIMMSRLGYYKPWYLAGSAIAHIPAVLMATIVETHTSPSVLYGLELVLGLGAGLYVQAAFAVIQAVTPPADSVDGLTLMILAQLTGMTLGLSITGAIFVNVAQNRLYQLLPKLPREQVSRIVSGTSSKLLAKLPMHIREQALDIIVLAWRDVFTVVYVGAALSLVCAIFLANKRANISAGAGGA; this comes from the exons ATGCCGAATATGACACCGTCAGAGTGCCTGGAGCGCCTTGGGCATGGCGAGCGTGACGTTGAGAGGGACTCCTCTCCTAGTCAGGATGAGAAGCGGCCAATTACTGGGATCAAA TGGTTTCTACTGGTAGCGAGCACTTTGACAGGTAGCTTCCTCTACGCTTTGGACAATACTATTGTGGCCAATATTGCACCG GTTATTGTGAACCACTTTGATTCCGTTGATGATTTGCCATGGATGTCGGTTGG GTTTATGATCGGAGCCGTGGCGGTGGTTCTCATTGTGGGTAAATTGTATACTCTCTACAACGCCAAGTGGTTGTACATCATTTTCACAGTCATCTTTATGGCTGCTTCGGCACTCTGCGGCGCCGCTCCGACTATAAATGCTGAGATTGTTGGACGAGTATTTGCTGGTGTGGGAGGAAATGGGATGTATATTGGTGTCCTCACGCTGCTATCGCTGAATACGACGAGCCGCGAACGTCCACAGTATCTCAGTCTAAC CGGGCTAGTCTGGGGCCTAGGAACAGTCCTCGGCCCAGTTGTCGGCGGTGGATTTGAGTTGTATACCTGGCGCTGGGCCTTCTATATTAACTTGTTATTCGGCATTATCCTACTTCCACTTTATCTTTTTGTGATTCCGTCCATGTCTGTAACACCGGACCTATCCCTGCGACATAAACTGGCTACTTTCGACTGGGTTGGATCCATCCTCAGTGTTGCGGCATTCACAACCCTAGTTATGGGTATTAACTTTGGAGGAACGCTCTATGCCTGGAATGCAGCACAGATCATTGCTCTTTTTGTTCTGTCGGGTGTCCTGTGGATAACATTTGCTTTACAGCAGGGATTCGCTATTGCCACCTCCTTCGACGACCGGATATTCCCCATACATTTACTGAAGCGAAAGGAGTCGGCTCTTCTGTTCATCGTATGTGCCTCGGCGGGTATAGTCACTTACCCGAGCGTCTATTACATTCCGATCTACTTCCAATATACAAAAGGCGATAATGCAATTTTATCAGCTGTACGGCTACTTCCTTTTATCTGTCTGCTAGTCGTGGCCATTCAGGGAAGTGGGATCATGATGTCCCGACTTGGCTACTATAAGCCATGGTATCTGGCCGGAAGCGCCATTGCCCATATTCCAGCAGTTCTAATGG CTACTATCGTGGAAACACACACATCTCCCAGCGTGCTATACGGTCTCGAACTTGTTCTAGGATTAGGTGCCGGCTTGTACGTTCAGGCCGCATTTGCTGTGATCCAAGCTGTCACGCCGCCGGCTGATAGCGTTGACGGATTGACTCTAATGATACTTG CTCAACTTACTGGAATGACACTGGGGCTGTCCATTACGGGTGCCATCTTCGTCAATGTCGCCCAAAACCGCTTATACCAATTGTTACCGAAGCTTCCCCGGGAACAGGTCTCTCGCATTGTGTCAGGGACCAGCAGTAAGCTTCTGGCCAAGTTACCTATGCACATCCGAGAGCAAGCTCTGGACATCATTGTCCTTGCTTGGCGTGACGT TTTTACGGTTGTCTACGTTGGTGCAGCCCTCAGCCTCGTCTGCGCAATCTTCCTGGCG AATAAGCGAGCCAATATAAGTGCTGGTGCGGGTGGTGCTTGA
- a CDS encoding Six-hairpin glycosidase-like protein: MPPYKHLCAVVALAALLIPGSRGATFDGSRYLWYDTPGTRFNASLPVGNGRLGGTLYYLPTEIVTWNEDSVWSGTFQDRVNSNALDGFPKVRNLLVNGNITAAGELALSDMTGSSVDQREYQVLSNLYVDLGQRGDATNLVRYLDTLEGYTACEYGFDGVSYTRELIASAPSGVLGFRIQANTSRAINLNAVANGIASIVMKARTGEADYSTFTAGVRVVVDGGNVTANGDKLYVTGATTVVFFLDAESSYRYATDSDQETELNRKLDAATELGYEALRKEAITDHKDLAGRVTLDLGSSTDDAASLPPNERMTNYRSSPDHDVQFATLVFNYGRHLLIASSRRTRERSLSPGLQGIWNQDYSPSWGAKYTVNINLEMNYWPAETTNLNELTSPLWDLLALIQERGGDVAEKMHGCPGFVLHHNTDLWGDSVPVHNGTKYSIWPMGGAWLALHMMEHYRFTGDKTFLKEQACPIFKSAFEFFECYLFDVDGYLTTGPSCSPENAFQIPSDMTVAGKEEALTMSPTLDNSMLFELLTALNETHQILEIDNDLSGSVQTYLGKIRPPRIGSDGQILEWIEEFCRNRSRPSSIFTSIRSLSRDTAHPACFD; the protein is encoded by the exons ATGCCACCCTACAAGCATCTCTGCGCGGTAGTCGCTCTGGCAGCCCTCCTCATACCGGGAAGCCGTGGGGCGACCTTTGATGGCTCTCGCTACCTCTGGTACGACACGCCCGGTACACGATTCAACGCAAGTCTTCCAGTCGGTAATGGCCGTTTGGGCGGAACGCTCTACTACCTCCCGACAGAGATTGTCACCTGGAACGAAGACTCGGTCTGGAGTGGTACCTTCCAGGATCGAGTGAACTCAAACGCCCTAGACGGGTTCCCTAAAGTCCGAAACCTCCTGGTCAATGGAAACATCACGGCTGCAGGGGAATTGGCTTTGTCAGATATGACCGGGTCGTCTGTAGACCAGCGCGAGTATCAGGTTCTGTCGAACCTGTAtgttgatcttggccagAGGGGGGATGCAACGAATCTGGTCCGGTACCTTGATACTCTTGAAGGATACACAGCTTGCGAGTATGGGTTTGATGGCGTGAGCTACAC CCGAGAGCTCATTGCAAGCGCACCGTCTGGCGTGCTTGGTTTCCGTATCCAGGCCAACACTTCGCGAGCGATCAACTTGAATGC TGTTGCAAATGGCATCGCCTCGATCGTGATGAAAGCCCGCACGGGAGAGGCGGATTACTCTACCTTTACTGCAGGGGTGAGAGTGGTCGTTGATGGAG GCAACGTGACTGCCAATGGGGACAAACTGTATGTGACAGGCGCGACGACTgtggtcttcttcctcgacgcAGAGTCGTCCTATCGGTATGCGACAGATAGCGACCAAGAGACGGAATTGAATCGGAAGCTCGACGCTGCCACCGAGCTGGGCTACGAGGCACTCCGTAAGGAGGCAATTACAGATCACAAAGACCTCGCGGGCCGGGTTACTCTTGACTTGGGTTCCTCAACTGATGACGCTGCTTCGCTGCCACCAAACGAGCGCATGACGAACTACAGATCATCTCCAGACCATGACGTTCAATTTGCGACTCTCGTGTTCAATTACGGAAGGCATCTGCTGATCGCCTCATCTCGCAGGACCAGAGAGCGGTCGTTGTCCCCTGGCTTGCAAGGGATCTGGAACCAGGACTACAGCCCATCCTGGGGTGCGAAATACACGgtcaacatcaacctcgAGATGAACTACTGGCCTGCAGAAACGACTAATCTGAACGAACTGACTTCCCCACTGTGGGATCTTCTTGCACTTATCCAGGAGCGCGGGGGAGACGtggcggagaagatgcatGGGTGCCCGGGGTTCGTGCTGCACCATAATACCGATCTCTGGGGAGATTCCGTGCCCGTTCACAATGGAACGAAGTATTCAATCTGGCCGATGGGGGGCGCTTGGTTGGCTCTTCACATGATGGAACATTACCGGTTCACCGGCGACAAGACATTCCTCAAGGAGCAGGCGTGTCCGATCTTCAAGAGTGCGTTTGAGTTTTTTGAATGCTACCTCTTCGATGTGGATGGATACCTGACTACCGGACCCTCGTGCTCACCGGAGAATGCGTTCCAGATTCCCTCGGATATGACGGTcgcaggaaaagaagaggcaCTGACAATGAGCCCGACACTGGACAACAGCATGCTATTCGAATTGCTGACTGCGCTGAATGAAACGCACCAAATCCTCGAAATCGACAACGACCTGTCAGGCTCCGTGCAAACGTACTTGGGCAAGATCAGACCTCCGCGAATTGGCTCAGATGGGCAGATCCTCGAATGGATCGAGGAGTTTTGCCGAAACCGATCCCGCCCATCGTCAATTTTCACCTCTATTCGGTCTCTTTCTAGGGACACAGCTCACCCCGCTTGCTTCGACTAA